From the Callithrix jacchus isolate 240 chromosome 22, calJac240_pri, whole genome shotgun sequence genome, the window aggcagaggttacaatgagccaagatttcaccactgcactccagcctggagacagagcaagactccatctcaaaaaaaaaaaaaaaaaaaaaaaaaaaaaaaaaaaaaaacacctcaaaaagaaaaaaaataaaaggaaaggaaaagaaagaagaaatccaGCCAGGATCCCTGTTCTAACTGTAGACCCAGAAAGCCACTGCCTCTTAGAAGTCTCCTTGCAGAAATCTCTCAGGCACTTCAAACCTAACACACTTGAAATCCAGCTCCTAATCAACTCCCCAGTCTGCCCAACCCTGTGTGTTAGCTGTGTCCTTCCAGGTAATGAGGTCAAAAGTAGTCATGTGGATTTCTCTTCCTGTCACAGGCCATCACATCAACCCAGTGGCCACACCAACCCAGCAGCAAATCCTATCAGctttgcctttattattttttatttttgagatggagtttcgctcttgtcacccaggctggagtgcaatggagcaatcagcccactgcaacccttgcctcccggattcaagtgattctcctgcttcagcctcccaagtagctgggattacaggtgcctaccaatacacccagttaatttttgtatttttagtagagatggggtttcatcatgttggccaaagtgctgggattacaggtgtgagccaccgcaccctgccagcCTTACCATTAAATCGTATCTAGAATCCAACCATTTCTCACTCCAGGGCTCCCAACCTGGCCAGAACCCTCACtatcacccacccacccacatggTCTACCAACCGGGTCTTGCCCCTCTGGCCCTGGCATCCTAAGCCTGTTTCTCTCAGAGTGGCCACCAGAGAGCGCCTATGAACACCCGAGTCAGGTCACATCCCTCCTTTGCTTAGAATCTTCCAAGGTTCCcactacacttaaaaaaaaaaacccagtcttttttttctttttttttttaaagatggggtttcaccatgttggtcgggctgatctcgaactcctgacctcaggtgatctgcccgccttggcttccaaagtgcttggattacaggcgtgagccaccacacctggagaaacccagtcttaaaaaaaaaaaaagttaaagtacTCCCTGCAGCCCACAAATCCCTGAATCCCCACCCTCATCTGCTTTCTCATTCACTCCACTCCACTATGGCCCCTGCTGTTCCTCGGGTACACCAAGCAAGCTCTCAAACTGTTCTGCCTGGATCTTTCCCAGATACCTACATGGCCTCTTCCTCAGGTCTCTCCTTCACTGATGTCACTTCTTTGATGAGGCCtccttttctggcttttttttttggagatggagtctcgctctgttgcccaggctgcagtgcagtgggacaatcacagctctctgcagcctccacctcccaggttcaagcaatcctcccacctgaggctcctgagtagctagaaccacagtttaccaccatgcctagctaattttttgttttcgtttttagtagagatggggtttcttcatgttggccaggctggtctcaaactcccaacctcaggtaatccacccacctcggccttccaaagtcctgggattacaggcatgagccaccccactggccctaattttttttatttttgtacagacgaggtctcagtatgttgcccatgctggtctggaactcctgtgcTTAAGACATACTTCCACCTcattcccaaaatgctgtgattacaggtttTGGCCATGATGCCCAGCCTCTGGCCTTTTATTATAAATTGCCAACTCCCAGGTCTACCACTTCTATCCCCATCACTTATTGCAGCTTTATTTTCCTCTGTGGCACTTCTTCTCACATCAAGCTTTTGTTTTATCTACTTTAATGTCTGCCTGTCTTTATTATAACCCTCAGCTTCATGAaggcaggcattttttttttgagacggagttttgctgttcttacccagactggagtgcagtggcacaatctcggctcaccgcaacctccgccccctgggttcaagcaattctcctgcctcagcctcccgaatagctgggactacaggcgcgcaccactctgcccagctaatttttgtatttttagtagagacgggggtttcatctcgttgaccaggatggtctcaatctcttgacctcgtgatccacccacctcgacctcccaaagtgctgggattataggcgtgagccaccgcgcccggccgaaggCAGGCATTTTTGTCTAaaacaggagtgcagtggcttgatctctactcactacagcctccacctctctgggtcaagccattctcccaccttagccttccttttatgagacgaagtcttgctctgctgcccaggctggagtgcagtggagcagtctcagctcactgcaacctctgcctcccaggtttaagcaattctcctgcctcagtctcccaagtagctgggattacaggcatttgccaccatgctcggctaaatatttttgtatttttagtagacatggggtttcaccacattggccaggctgttctcaaacttctgaccttgtgatccacctgccccagcctcctgaagtgctgggattacaggtgtgaaccaccacgcctagcctgccttcttttttttctttctaaaataaagtttcgctctttttgcccagactggagtgcaatggtgtggtctccactcagtgcaacctctgcctcccaagttcaggtgattctactgcctgacttcccaagtagctgggattatagacgcgcaccaccacgcccgcctAAATTTGTATTTAGCCTGCCTCaaactgccaaagtgttgggattacaggtgtgagccactgagcctgacaccccccccttttttttttttggaatgcagtggtataatctcagctcactgcaacctccacctcccaggttcaagtgattctcctgcctcaccctccagagtgctaggattacagatgcctgccaccatgcctgattaacttttaatatttttagtagagacaggttttcaccatgttggccaggctggtcttaaactcctgacctcaggtgatccatctgccttggcctcccaaagtgcttggattacaggcgtgagccactgtgtccagccacaccttagcctcctgagtagcgggaacCATAGGcgcatgccagctaatttttgtttttggtggagatggggtctcactatgttgcccaggctggttttgaacttctgggctcaagtgatccacccaccctggccctccaaagtgctgggatcacaagagtgaaccaccacacctggcctgtctaAAGCTTCTTCAAAAACCAGTAcatggcctggcacggtggctcatgcttgtaatgtcagcactttgggaagccgaggtggacaaaccattgaggtcaggagttcaagaccaccttggccaacatggtgaaaccctgtttctactaaaaatataaaaattagccaggtgtggtgacatgtgcttgtggtcccagctatttgggaggctgaagcaggagaatcacttcaacctgggaagcagaggttgcagtgagctgcgattgtgccactgtagtccagcctgggtgacagagggagagtccGTTTCAAAACAACAATAGCAACagcaaccaaaaaagaaaaactgccaagccaggtgtggtggctaacgcctgtaattccagtactttgggagactgaggcaggcagatcacaaggtaaggagttctagaccagcctggccaacatggtgaaacctgtctatattaaagatacaaaaactagctgggcatgggcgcatgcctgtaatcccagctactcgggaggctgaggcagaattactcgaacatgggaggcagaggccccagtgagctgagactgcaccactgcactccagagcaagactgtctcaaaaaaaaaaaaaaaaaaagaaaagaaattaccacaattcacaaacacacaaatgagaTCCTCACCTATTTCTAGATGGTGTTATTAGTCACTTATACTTTAGTAAGAATACaagccaagctttttttttttttttagtgttacaCCTGTTAATAATTTAATGGAAATTACAAGTAGGAGCCTATTACAATCTCAAGCCTTAAAATACCGAAAACATACACAGTGTGACAATAAGCAAACTTCGAGACGCAATAAGGGGAAAGTCCAACGTGGAAAGTACTTGGTCGGAGTGAAGAGGAGCGACTACTGCTTAGTCCCACTGGATACTTCGCTCCTCTTCAGGAAGGACACTCCAGTTTGGGGAGGCCATATCCCGGGCCAGCCAGTTAAAGTCGTCAACATCGTTCCAGCTATTTTTGCTCCTATCTAAACCAGAGCGCTCGAAGTCCTTATCGATCTCCGGGTAGCTCCAGGTGTAAGGGGCGAACTGGATCCCACTGCAGTCCTCCACGATGGCCCTGCTAGTCACCTGCAGGAAGATGCGAGTGTCTTTCGTACTGTGTATGCGGAGCTGCTGGCAGGCTACGGCCAGCACGCAGTCACTGCAGTCCTCCAGGAAAACAGAGGTGGACACCGGACCGCAGAGCAGCTTGCAGCCGTGGGCCTTGGATAGCCGCAGGGTGTTGGGATTTCCATACAGTTTGACTGTGCAGTTGCTCAGTTCGGTCAAAAGGACGTCGCGTTGGTGCAACTCGCTGGCTCTCTTCTCCAAGACTTGGGACTCCAGGTTGGAGAAACCGCAGACCCAGCTGGAGCCGAAGTCTCCCTCCGCCTTCTGGGGCAGCGGGGAGTCCTGGATGCTTTCAGCTGCCGGGGGGATGCCAGGAGCCGCGCCGACTCTGGTACACGAAGCAGCATCCTTTCTCCGGGTCTTGAAAGCGAAACGCTTCTTGGGCTGCAGCTCCTGACGCCGCTCGGCCAGGGCCGCCTGAAGCCGCACCAGCGCCTCTTGTCTCTGCCGCAGGTCGTAAGCGGTTAGAAACAAAACCGAGTCGTTGAGAAGTTTCTGCAGCCCCTGGAGCCGAGAGGCCACCTCCTCCAGCCGCTCAACCGACTCCGTGCCCTCCAAAAGCTCTTCCACGGCCGCCCGCTCCCGAGCAAAGGCGGCGGTGAAAAAGTTGCGGTTCTCCTCCTCTACCTCTTGGTTTTGCCGCTTTTGTTTCCGTCTTTCCACTTCCAGCTGCCGCTCTTGTTCGCGTCTCTGAAGCCGCTCAGGCACCAGGCTCAGGTCCCTCTGGGACTCCATGTCCCGAGTCCTGACAGCAGCAGCGGAGCAACCAGCAGACTCCATCTCGACTTAAAGCTTCCtctctcctgcctgccttcctccgGGCGCGCTCTCCGTGAGGCCTCCCACCAACGCACCCGGTGATTGGCCTAACATGGTGACGTCATACCCCTGTCCTTATTGTCTTCGCCTATTGGTGCCTCTGGGTTGGCCGGGGCGGGGAGACGGGCCGTGACCGACTGACAAGGCGGGGTGGGAAGACAAAGGTCCTAGTggatgggtggggtgggaggcaggcGGGGGAAGCTTTTTTCCCTCTTAAAGGGGCAGGACCTATATCCGGGATAGTGGGGTGAGTTGCAGCAGCGGCAGCTGCACATGTGGGTTTATAAGAACAAGGTTAGAAACTCGCAGGCCTCTCCTCCCCCCAGCTCCTCCCTACTACCCCCTTACAGGCCG encodes:
- the LOC100398454 gene encoding tubulin-specific chaperone C, with protein sequence MESAGCSAAAVRTRDMESQRDLSLVPERLQRREQERQLEVERRKQKRQNQEVEEENRNFFTAAFARERAAVEELLEGTESVERLEEVASRLQGLQKLLNDSVLFLTAYDLRQRQEALVRLQAALAERRQELQPKKRFAFKTRRKDAASCTRVGAAPGIPPAAESIQDSPLPQKAEGDFGSSWVCGFSNLESQVLEKRASELHQRDVLLTELSNCTVKLYGNPNTLRLSKAHGCKLLCGPVSTSVFLEDCSDCVLAVACQQLRIHSTKDTRIFLQVTSRAIVEDCSGIQFAPYTWSYPEIDKDFERSGLDRSKNSWNDVDDFNWLARDMASPNWSVLPEEERSIQWD